The Deltaproteobacteria bacterium genome includes a region encoding these proteins:
- a CDS encoding tyrosine-type recombinase/integrase, translating into MTNTSAPRLRLLSSPEPLGAQERPGFADALEAFATRLAAEGRSGNTISAYLRDLSCMAGVLSRLHPGIAPDAVTSAMLDEVLTSPGVATSAKGEVRSPASMHRFKAAVRSFFAWATRSGLVRDNPAGSLTLHRLPRTPPRFLTEAEKRRLLKELRGRSTSPAVRDRVIIELFLGTGIRLQELVNLDMEDVDLDAKHLRVVAKGGVPQVKFLKSTLRSLLRTYLIERRRQGDGECRALFLSNRGTRVSPGQVANRVRCWLRKAGIEKDLSPHSLRHTFATHLYAATSDLLLVKRALGHRDISTTEIYTHLVDGALEEALERL; encoded by the coding sequence ATGACGAACACGTCGGCACCGAGGCTCCGGTTGTTGAGCAGCCCTGAACCGTTGGGAGCGCAGGAGCGGCCCGGGTTCGCAGACGCCCTGGAAGCCTTCGCAACAAGGCTCGCCGCCGAGGGCCGCTCGGGGAACACCATCAGCGCATACCTGCGCGACCTCTCGTGCATGGCGGGCGTGCTCTCTCGGTTGCATCCGGGAATCGCCCCGGACGCCGTGACCAGTGCCATGCTCGACGAGGTCCTGACCTCGCCGGGGGTGGCGACCTCTGCTAAGGGTGAGGTCCGGTCGCCGGCGTCCATGCACCGATTCAAGGCCGCGGTCCGGTCGTTCTTCGCCTGGGCCACGCGAAGCGGCCTTGTCCGGGACAATCCGGCCGGGTCGCTGACCCTGCACAGACTCCCCCGCACGCCGCCCAGGTTCCTGACCGAGGCCGAGAAGCGAAGGCTCTTGAAGGAGCTTCGGGGAAGGTCCACCTCGCCTGCCGTCCGGGACCGGGTCATCATCGAGTTGTTCCTGGGGACGGGTATCCGTCTCCAGGAACTCGTCAACCTGGACATGGAGGACGTTGACCTCGACGCCAAGCACCTGCGCGTGGTCGCCAAGGGCGGGGTCCCCCAAGTGAAGTTCCTAAAGTCCACCCTGCGCTCCCTTCTCCGGACCTACTTAATTGAACGCCGACGCCAGGGCGACGGTGAATGCCGGGCCTTGTTCCTCTCGAACCGCGGGACCCGCGTGTCCCCGGGCCAGGTAGCCAACCGGGTCAGGTGCTGGCTCCGCAAGGCCGGGATCGAAAAGGACTTGAGCCCTCACAGCCTGCGGCACACGTTCGCCACCCACCTCTATGCGGCCACATCCGACCTGCTCCTGGTCAAGCGGGCCCTGGGCCACCGGGACATTTCCACCACGGAAATCTATACCCACCTCGTTGACGGCGCCCTGGAGGAAGCCCTCGAACGGCTTTAG
- a CDS encoding ATP-binding protein, producing MLPAKKSPPKQDHADLTVLVYGPSKIGKSTWCSKSEGALFLATEPGLNSLDVFQAPIRSWEELLAACAEIAEGKHSFQTIVLDTVDNAYRMCSDYICAKFKIEHESDLGYGKGWALINNEFQRVLTKLAFLPYGLFLVSHSQEKEIETRTGKHIRIVPTLPDKARKIVLGMVDLILFCDLEVTSDESGKPVYRRVMRTKPSPHYEAGDRTGRLPDTIALDFQAFLDAFNKPLAGAKAGAPKPVPAPGDAQDKKPAPAGK from the coding sequence ATGTTGCCCGCGAAAAAAAGTCCCCCCAAGCAGGATCACGCAGATCTCACGGTGCTGGTGTACGGCCCAAGCAAGATCGGCAAATCGACCTGGTGCTCGAAGTCCGAAGGCGCGCTGTTTCTCGCCACCGAACCTGGCCTGAATTCCCTGGACGTGTTCCAGGCCCCCATCCGGTCCTGGGAAGAGTTGCTTGCAGCCTGCGCGGAAATCGCCGAGGGCAAGCATTCGTTTCAAACGATCGTGCTTGACACGGTGGACAACGCCTACCGGATGTGCAGCGACTACATCTGCGCCAAGTTCAAGATCGAGCACGAGTCCGACCTCGGCTACGGCAAGGGCTGGGCGCTGATCAACAACGAGTTCCAGCGTGTCCTCACCAAGCTGGCCTTCCTGCCCTACGGCCTTTTCCTGGTCTCCCACTCCCAGGAAAAGGAAATCGAGACCCGGACCGGCAAACACATCCGCATCGTTCCTACGCTCCCCGACAAGGCCCGCAAGATCGTGCTGGGCATGGTGGACTTGATCCTCTTCTGCGACCTGGAGGTGACGAGCGACGAGAGCGGCAAGCCTGTCTACCGCCGAGTCATGCGCACCAAGCCCAGCCCCCATTACGAGGCGGGCGACCGCACTGGAAGGCTCCCCGACACCATCGCCCTCGATTTCCAGGCTTTTCTCGATGCGTTCAACAAGCCGCTGGCCGGGGCCAAGGCCGGCGCCCCGAAACCGGTGCCGGCTCCGGGGGACGCGCAGGACAAGAAGCCCGCGCCCGCCGGTAAATAG
- a CDS encoding AAA family ATPase: MEPGTNSRPVTLRGRVETVFYAGSRFSAGRLVTTSGDEVPFAGRLFARENEPVVLKGRWVTHPKYGRQFDVEAMEYDLDLDADGLAHYLANHPEMKGIGPVKARLIAERFGRDFDRVVTDEPERIAEAARLPLEAMRKVRAEWLKTRETNKVITWLSAFELTHHQVTSLVKKFGNDALGLLKADPYIIVREVRGFGFKRVDKIAQKMGTAKDDPARIRAGILHCVNEALDQGDCWIEFEDLVDQANLLLVMDVLDSRDRIERALDRIIEEKVLVCVSHGGRFLVAKPEIREMEEDLARVFHDAGKPNPHFPDRERLPGIVAETAPQLNDGQRQAVLTALSHSISLVSGGAGSGKTFSVSAITRLYEERGLSVVLAAPTGKAAKRLEQVVGRTAATIHRLLGFNGRDYAKGPDDPIDADVIVVDEVSMVDVLLAWRLFRAIDLERTAVVLVGDHNQLPPVGPGNILRDLIQSRAVPKVILDRVVRQAGVLKENCIAVLNGEVRKTSDPEPSGRRAWYVVDQFTDQWDAQRFVLDLFENVLVERLGFDLVNDVQLLTPTHKGPLGTRELNCALQRLIQRKHWNVEAPPTPPGRRPRFLPRDKVIQTRNNYDLGVMNGAVGVILDVGRDGSLTMDFDGAPVEIEAGSPNLQDIQLAYALTIHKAQGSEFPCAVVVVHKSHSFMHHRNLLYTGVTRAKQTTILVGDRWGIRNCASRRQVDARKAFLSLLLS, encoded by the coding sequence ATGGAACCAGGAACGAACAGCCGACCCGTGACCCTCCGGGGCCGGGTCGAGACGGTGTTTTACGCCGGGTCTCGGTTTTCCGCGGGGCGCCTTGTCACGACATCCGGCGACGAGGTCCCGTTCGCAGGGCGGCTCTTTGCCCGTGAGAACGAGCCGGTCGTGCTGAAGGGCCGCTGGGTGACCCACCCGAAGTACGGCCGCCAGTTCGATGTTGAGGCCATGGAATACGACCTCGACCTGGACGCGGACGGCCTCGCCCATTACCTGGCCAACCACCCGGAGATGAAGGGAATCGGCCCGGTCAAGGCCCGCCTGATCGCCGAGCGGTTCGGCAGGGACTTCGACCGGGTCGTCACCGACGAGCCGGAGCGGATCGCCGAGGCCGCCAGGCTGCCCCTGGAAGCCATGCGCAAGGTCCGCGCGGAATGGCTCAAGACGCGCGAGACCAACAAGGTGATCACGTGGCTTTCCGCCTTCGAACTCACCCACCACCAGGTGACGAGCCTGGTGAAGAAGTTCGGCAACGACGCTCTTGGCCTGCTCAAGGCCGATCCCTACATCATCGTGCGCGAGGTCCGCGGCTTCGGCTTCAAGCGCGTAGACAAGATCGCCCAAAAAATGGGCACGGCCAAGGACGACCCGGCACGCATCCGCGCCGGCATCCTCCACTGCGTGAACGAGGCCCTGGACCAGGGCGACTGCTGGATCGAGTTCGAGGACCTGGTGGACCAGGCCAACCTGCTGTTGGTCATGGACGTGCTCGACAGCCGGGACCGCATTGAGCGCGCGCTTGACCGGATCATCGAAGAGAAGGTGCTGGTCTGCGTTTCCCACGGCGGAAGGTTCCTCGTCGCCAAGCCGGAGATCCGCGAAATGGAGGAGGACCTGGCCAGGGTCTTCCATGACGCGGGAAAACCCAACCCGCACTTCCCCGACCGGGAGAGACTGCCCGGCATAGTCGCGGAAACCGCTCCGCAGCTAAACGACGGCCAGCGGCAGGCGGTTCTCACCGCGCTCAGCCATTCCATATCGCTCGTCTCAGGTGGGGCGGGAAGTGGCAAGACCTTCTCAGTCTCGGCCATCACCCGCCTGTACGAAGAACGGGGCCTGAGCGTCGTGCTGGCCGCGCCCACGGGCAAGGCCGCCAAGCGCCTGGAACAGGTCGTGGGCCGAACCGCTGCCACCATCCACCGGCTCCTGGGCTTCAACGGCAGGGACTACGCCAAGGGACCGGACGATCCCATAGACGCGGACGTGATCGTGGTGGACGAGGTTTCGATGGTGGACGTGCTCCTGGCCTGGCGCCTGTTCAGGGCCATAGACCTCGAACGGACCGCCGTGGTGCTGGTGGGGGACCACAACCAACTGCCCCCGGTCGGGCCGGGAAACATCCTGCGCGACCTGATCCAATCGCGGGCCGTTCCCAAGGTGATCCTGGACCGGGTGGTGCGGCAGGCGGGGGTGCTCAAGGAGAACTGCATCGCGGTGTTGAACGGCGAGGTACGCAAGACCAGCGACCCGGAGCCTTCGGGCCGCCGGGCCTGGTATGTGGTGGACCAGTTCACGGACCAGTGGGACGCCCAGCGGTTCGTGCTGGACCTCTTCGAAAACGTGCTCGTGGAGCGCCTCGGGTTCGACCTCGTGAACGACGTCCAGCTTCTCACGCCGACTCACAAGGGCCCGCTAGGCACGCGCGAACTCAACTGCGCGCTGCAGAGGCTTATCCAGCGCAAGCACTGGAACGTCGAGGCACCGCCCACCCCGCCAGGCCGCAGGCCAAGGTTTCTACCCCGCGACAAGGTCATCCAGACCCGGAACAACTACGACCTCGGCGTTATGAACGGCGCCGTGGGCGTGATCCTCGACGTAGGACGCGACGGTTCCCTGACCATGGACTTCGACGGCGCTCCCGTGGAGATCGAGGCGGGTTCACCGAACCTGCAGGACATCCAGCTCGCGTATGCCTTGACGATCCACAAAGCCCAGGGCTCGGAGTTCCCTTGCGCCGTGGTGGTTGTCCACAAGTCGCATTCCTTCATGCACCACCGGAACCTGCTCTACACGGGCGTCACGCGCGCCAAGCAGACCACTATCCTGGTCGGCGACCGCTGGGGGATAAGAAATTGCGCCTCCCGCCGCCAGGTGGACGCCCGAAAAGCGTTTCTATCTTTGCTTCTCTCGTAA
- a CDS encoding sigma-70 family RNA polymerase sigma factor — protein sequence MGSDNRFDALDGYALNLIKYKARQLVGRAGFTPSDRDDLEQEMLLDLIQRMPKYDPDRAGARTFIARVVAHKIADIILARKAGMRDFRICFCSLDDHLEDEEGGLIALEEYLVRTGKLARPVTERHDLFIDIHKVMARLPPKLRELCRRLKTETVAEIARDTGVSRAVIYESITKLRAIFEEAGLRDYL from the coding sequence ATGGGTTCCGACAATCGTTTCGATGCTCTCGACGGGTATGCACTCAACCTCATCAAGTACAAGGCGCGGCAACTGGTCGGCAGGGCGGGTTTCACCCCGTCGGATCGCGACGACCTGGAGCAGGAAATGCTCCTGGACCTGATCCAGCGCATGCCCAAGTACGACCCGGACCGTGCCGGCGCGCGCACCTTCATCGCCCGCGTGGTGGCGCACAAAATCGCGGACATCATCCTGGCGCGCAAGGCAGGCATGCGGGACTTCCGCATCTGTTTTTGCTCGCTCGACGATCACCTGGAGGACGAGGAAGGCGGCCTCATAGCCCTCGAAGAGTACCTGGTGCGGACCGGCAAACTCGCCCGTCCCGTTACCGAACGCCACGACCTGTTCATCGACATTCACAAGGTCATGGCCCGGCTCCCGCCCAAACTCCGCGAACTGTGCAGGCGGCTCAAGACCGAGACTGTCGCCGAAATCGCCCGCGATACGGGCGTTTCCCGCGCGGTGATCTACGAGAGCATCACAAAGCTGCGCGCAATATTCGAGGAGGCCGGTTTACGGGACTACCTGTGA
- a CDS encoding toprim domain-containing protein — protein sequence MARIQDEQIEAARNVSIADVWVRLGLPQVRAGTAFHSPFREDRNPSCQLGGEKNIFYDHATGESLDTIALTRKVRGCDFVEAVAFVLCRTPEDLAGKNDSRGSRGSRSGLPPSPAPDAIEELARVRGWKPEALRALGAEARNAQAPREVHFPMRDASGNRIGTRRRQADGRPFSDGGKVKCIQGSKQGLLCPWPFPGGQEGPVLVVEGEADAAAALSAGWKAVVATPGAQPSKEFLRELQLLLARRDAVMFPDPDEAGRKWLARVGKALLNAQCRVRFVPSADEDLDKRLRREGAPEKTLAGMVETALPFESKKKETPNPKPRKSDLPEVQVNNRQLRDIIADSWAAVHAKNDPSVSSGGRHPFLFLRSGALVRLSSGEHGQEIEPMEESSVFGMLARVADWVRVTDEACIDTSPVKDVARDMLVYPDEKLPPLDSVATTPLFGASGDLVTKPGYHRAERLWFQPEDDLGDLNVPESPTPQDIEEARSLLMDELLVDFPFVGESDRTHVVAAMILPFVRRMIEGCTPIHLVEAPMVGSGKGLLCNLIYLVATGSVSDGRTLASQDDEARKMLTAELSRGRPIILLDNTDQRKKLDCPSLASVITSESWTDRLLGKTAMLTLPNRALWLVTGNNPALSMEIARRCIRIRIDPRVDRPWQRSGFKHPEVVEWAKENRSRLVRAVLVFVRAWIAAGCPMFAQRLGSFERWSGVIGGILDVAGIRGFMGSLEDLYENADAEGQVWREFTSEWWDEFGAAPMKVADLNDFCESRNLMVSARGEGSYRSQETRLGFALSRDRDRMFGGLRVTRVMTHGKHKGGACYALVQEGPGHGFENGDVGDLWGRYGDVQSKRPHEVNEVITNCYAENGDVGDVEGDYNAGERAHAPARIYTRAPAHAQVCVTTSNVPNVPMNCLTACNNSQEAMGTFIGNVPTTSPKVPISRNGPIDLALIPDGIEPEEPEPP from the coding sequence ATGGCCCGAATCCAAGACGAACAGATCGAAGCCGCGCGGAACGTCTCCATCGCTGATGTGTGGGTGCGCCTTGGCCTGCCCCAGGTCAGGGCGGGCACGGCGTTCCACTCGCCGTTCCGGGAGGACAGGAACCCTTCGTGCCAGTTGGGCGGCGAGAAGAACATCTTTTACGACCACGCGACGGGCGAGTCCCTGGACACCATCGCCCTGACCCGCAAGGTGCGCGGCTGTGACTTCGTTGAGGCCGTGGCCTTCGTGTTGTGCCGCACGCCGGAGGACCTGGCAGGGAAGAACGATTCCCGCGGGTCCCGCGGGTCACGTTCAGGTCTGCCCCCAAGCCCGGCCCCGGACGCCATAGAAGAGCTTGCCAGGGTGCGCGGATGGAAGCCGGAAGCCCTGCGTGCTCTCGGTGCCGAGGCTCGCAACGCTCAAGCGCCCCGCGAGGTGCATTTCCCCATGCGGGACGCTTCCGGCAATCGGATCGGCACACGCCGGCGGCAGGCGGACGGACGTCCCTTTTCGGACGGCGGCAAGGTCAAGTGCATCCAGGGTTCCAAGCAGGGGCTGCTCTGCCCGTGGCCTTTTCCTGGCGGGCAGGAAGGCCCCGTGCTCGTTGTGGAGGGCGAGGCCGACGCGGCCGCGGCGCTTTCTGCGGGCTGGAAGGCCGTGGTGGCCACCCCCGGGGCCCAGCCGTCCAAGGAGTTCCTGCGCGAGCTGCAACTGCTCCTCGCCAGGCGCGACGCGGTGATGTTCCCGGACCCGGACGAGGCTGGCCGCAAGTGGCTGGCCAGGGTGGGCAAGGCCCTGCTGAACGCACAATGCCGGGTCCGCTTCGTCCCTTCGGCCGATGAAGACCTGGACAAGCGCCTTCGGCGGGAGGGAGCGCCCGAAAAGACCCTCGCCGGCATGGTCGAGACCGCCTTGCCCTTCGAGTCGAAAAAGAAGGAGACACCGAATCCCAAGCCGCGAAAGAGTGACCTGCCCGAGGTTCAGGTCAACAACCGGCAATTGCGGGACATCATCGCGGACTCCTGGGCCGCGGTCCATGCGAAAAACGATCCTTCGGTCTCGTCCGGGGGCCGCCATCCCTTTCTGTTCCTGCGCTCGGGCGCGCTTGTGCGCCTCTCCTCGGGCGAGCACGGCCAGGAGATCGAGCCGATGGAGGAGTCCTCGGTCTTCGGCATGCTGGCGCGCGTGGCGGACTGGGTCCGCGTGACGGACGAAGCCTGCATCGACACCTCGCCGGTGAAGGACGTGGCCAGGGACATGCTGGTCTACCCGGACGAAAAGTTACCGCCGCTGGATTCCGTGGCCACGACTCCCCTGTTCGGAGCATCCGGAGATCTCGTCACCAAGCCGGGCTATCACCGCGCAGAGCGCCTGTGGTTCCAGCCGGAAGATGACCTTGGAGACCTCAATGTTCCCGAGTCGCCCACACCGCAAGACATCGAAGAGGCGCGGTCGCTCCTTATGGATGAACTCCTGGTGGATTTTCCTTTTGTGGGCGAGTCGGACCGCACGCACGTCGTGGCTGCCATGATCCTGCCCTTTGTCCGGCGCATGATCGAAGGCTGCACGCCCATACACCTCGTCGAGGCCCCCATGGTCGGCTCCGGAAAGGGGCTTCTGTGCAACCTCATCTACCTGGTGGCCACCGGCAGCGTGTCCGACGGACGGACCCTGGCCTCCCAGGACGACGAGGCCCGCAAGATGCTCACGGCCGAGCTTTCCAGGGGAAGGCCCATCATCCTGCTCGACAACACGGACCAGCGCAAGAAACTCGACTGCCCCTCGCTCGCGTCGGTCATCACCTCCGAATCCTGGACGGACCGGCTCCTGGGAAAGACCGCCATGCTCACGCTCCCGAATCGTGCGCTATGGCTCGTCACGGGGAACAACCCGGCGCTCTCCATGGAAATCGCCCGGCGCTGCATCCGCATCCGAATTGATCCGCGGGTGGACCGCCCTTGGCAGCGGAGCGGCTTCAAGCATCCCGAGGTCGTGGAATGGGCGAAGGAGAACCGGTCGCGGCTGGTCCGGGCCGTACTCGTTTTCGTGCGTGCGTGGATCGCGGCCGGATGCCCTATGTTCGCTCAAAGGCTCGGCTCGTTCGAGCGCTGGTCCGGGGTCATCGGTGGAATCCTCGACGTCGCCGGCATCCGCGGCTTCATGGGGAGCCTGGAGGACCTCTATGAGAATGCCGACGCCGAAGGCCAGGTGTGGCGGGAGTTCACGTCCGAGTGGTGGGACGAGTTCGGCGCGGCGCCCATGAAGGTGGCGGATTTGAATGACTTCTGTGAGTCGCGCAACCTGATGGTTTCGGCGCGCGGGGAAGGCTCCTACAGGTCCCAGGAGACCCGCCTGGGCTTCGCCCTCAGCCGCGATAGGGACCGCATGTTCGGCGGCTTGCGGGTCACGCGGGTCATGACGCACGGCAAGCACAAGGGCGGAGCCTGCTACGCCCTCGTCCAGGAAGGCCCTGGTCATGGATTTGAAAATGGGGACGTTGGGGACCTTTGGGGACGTTATGGGGACGTTCAGTCCAAACGTCCCCACGAAGTAAATGAAGTAATAACGAATTGTTATGCTGAAAATGGGGACGTTGGGGACGTTGAAGGCGATTACAACGCGGGTGAGCGCGCACACGCGCCCGCGCGAATATATACGCGCGCGCCCGCGCATGCGCAGGTGTGCGTAACCACCTCAAACGTCCCCAACGTCCCCATGAATTGTCTAACAGCTTGTAATAATTCACAAGAAGCCATGGGGACGTTTATCGGCAACGTCCCCACAACGTCCCCAAAGGTCCCCATTTCCCGGAACGGGCCGATCGACCTTGCCCTGATCCCGGACGGCATCGAGCCGGAGGAACCCGAGCCGCCGTGA
- a CDS encoding AbrB/MazE/SpoVT family DNA-binding domain-containing protein, producing MIKTLTKHGNSLALVIEKPVLELLGADAGTPFDVTTDGQVLILSPVRDADRQEAFQAALDKVNTRYPKALKKLSE from the coding sequence ATGATCAAGACACTTACCAAGCACGGAAACAGCCTGGCCCTGGTGATCGAGAAGCCCGTCCTGGAGCTTCTTGGCGCTGACGCCGGCACGCCGTTCGACGTGACCACCGACGGGCAGGTGCTTATCCTCTCCCCGGTCAGGGACGCTGATCGGCAAGAAGCCTTCCAGGCCGCCCTCGACAAGGTGAACACCCGGTACCCCAAGGCATTGAAAAAGCTCTCGGAATAA
- a CDS encoding TIR domain-containing protein, with protein MSRIFISYAHEDFDWAHRIYTDLFAHGISCWLDKMDLLPGQNWNAEIQKAIRNSKYFIALISSNSVDKRGYVQKELRLAMEEMEKMPYGGIYLIPVRIDGAGPRDQRLESIQYCDLFPDYDVGLRKILEVVAPEHYFLLQEKFPLGGVSPSTVTYSSAPTHAPSEELRQYLDISIGLEQLLKTVPDLFRRSKIEMWTVCIADIDNLTQINKLCGALVGDRVIWKVAHYLKSRLSPTIPKGRCGHDTFFFVFQHLSHRASEAACYDFHRRVYGFKWAKLSSKLRQVSLSIGYAPRKNFEPFSDTVIRAANAMNFTKMEKNYVSMAAPYLLEGASRVLRNYFS; from the coding sequence ATGAGCCGAATATTCATTAGTTATGCCCATGAAGATTTCGATTGGGCGCATAGAATCTACACAGACTTGTTTGCACACGGTATCTCATGTTGGTTAGATAAGATGGACCTTTTGCCAGGTCAAAATTGGAACGCGGAAATCCAAAAGGCGATTCGAAATTCGAAATATTTCATTGCCCTGATCTCTTCAAATTCAGTTGACAAGAGAGGTTATGTGCAAAAGGAACTTCGTCTTGCTATGGAAGAGATGGAAAAAATGCCGTATGGTGGAATCTATTTAATTCCGGTGAGAATAGATGGGGCTGGCCCTCGTGACCAGCGGCTCGAATCCATTCAATACTGTGACCTATTTCCAGATTATGACGTTGGTCTTCGAAAAATTTTAGAAGTTGTAGCACCAGAGCACTATTTTTTGCTGCAAGAGAAGTTTCCACTTGGTGGAGTCAGTCCCTCCACAGTAACCTATTCTTCTGCGCCGACACACGCGCCATCAGAAGAACTGAGACAATACTTAGACATCTCGATAGGTCTGGAACAGCTCCTAAAGACTGTACCTGATTTATTCAGAAGGTCAAAGATTGAGATGTGGACCGTTTGTATTGCTGATATCGATAATTTGACTCAGATTAATAAGCTCTGTGGAGCGCTTGTAGGAGATCGCGTCATTTGGAAAGTTGCTCACTACCTCAAATCGCGTCTTTCTCCAACTATACCTAAAGGGAGATGCGGGCATGATACATTCTTTTTTGTTTTTCAGCATCTATCACATAGGGCATCGGAAGCCGCATGCTACGATTTCCATCGTCGTGTGTACGGATTCAAATGGGCTAAACTATCATCAAAGCTAAGACAAGTTTCATTAAGTATAGGATATGCCCCTCGAAAAAATTTTGAGCCGTTTAGTGATACTGTCATTAGGGCGGCTAATGCGATGAATTTTACAAAGATGGAGAAGAATTATGTTTCCATGGCTGCTCCGTATCTCCTGGAGGGGGCGAGTAGAGTTCTCCGTAATTACTTTAGTTAA
- a CDS encoding DUF669 domain-containing protein gives MQNEDYGHLDQPRGSEDIDLAQFDDDFAHAEVEEREFETIPDGKYQVNVERVELTRAQTSGNPMLKWTLRILAPKFRGRLLWRNNVMATRENIKWLKTDLHTCGLDLEKLSELPASLEKLIDVKLEVTKRTRGDNENVYINRRIVLEDGGDEYDAAARDALAPF, from the coding sequence ATGCAGAACGAAGACTATGGACATTTAGACCAGCCCCGCGGCTCCGAGGACATCGACCTCGCCCAGTTCGACGACGATTTCGCGCATGCCGAGGTCGAGGAACGGGAGTTCGAGACCATCCCGGACGGCAAGTACCAGGTGAACGTGGAGCGGGTAGAGCTGACCCGGGCCCAGACTTCGGGCAACCCCATGCTCAAGTGGACCCTGCGCATCCTGGCTCCGAAGTTCCGGGGAAGGCTCCTGTGGCGTAACAACGTCATGGCCACCCGCGAGAACATCAAGTGGCTCAAGACCGACCTGCACACCTGCGGCCTCGACCTGGAAAAGCTCTCCGAGCTCCCGGCGAGTCTGGAAAAGCTCATCGACGTGAAGCTCGAGGTCACCAAGCGCACGCGCGGGGACAACGAGAACGTCTACATCAACCGGCGCATCGTGCTCGAGGACGGCGGAGACGAGTACGACGCGGCGGCCCGAGACGCCCTTGCCCCGTTCTGA
- a CDS encoding type II toxin-antitoxin system death-on-curing family toxin translates to MDPKFLSLGEVLAIYRDQIARHGGSPGIRDMDLVKSAAAMPSATYGGEFLHTDIFEMAASYLFHLVKNHPFVDGNKRAGVVAALVFLDLNGYDFTAPEDDLAEMVLAVARGEMDKARVAVFIREWSKPF, encoded by the coding sequence ATGGACCCGAAATTCCTGAGCCTTGGCGAGGTGCTCGCCATCTACCGGGACCAGATCGCCCGTCACGGCGGAAGCCCCGGCATACGGGACATGGACCTCGTGAAATCCGCGGCCGCCATGCCGTCCGCCACTTACGGCGGCGAGTTCCTGCACACGGACATTTTCGAAATGGCGGCAAGCTATCTCTTCCACCTGGTGAAGAACCATCCCTTCGTGGACGGCAACAAACGGGCGGGGGTTGTGGCCGCGCTGGTCTTTCTCGATCTTAACGGTTATGACTTCACCGCCCCGGAAGACGATCTTGCCGAAATGGTTCTGGCCGTCGCCCGAGGCGAGATGGACAAGGCCCGGGTCGCGGTGTTCATCCGCGAATGGTCGAAGCCTTTCTGA
- a CDS encoding PD-(D/E)XK nuclease family protein: protein MESKTTTTYSMWSLFRNCRKACEWRYIRELVPLEREHSLAFGAVIHKCLELWHDGRDLGPVLDFIDRTYVNRTQEEDQRRDWHLASAMMKGYAACWPVEEFEVVALEKTFEGSIVNPATGAMSRSFVLAGRVDGVVRIGNEHFLLEHKTASQVDADYLERLWTDFQITLYSRYVEQALGIKIAGVLYNILVKARLQQSRGETETEFEARRAELIAKSKTGKSSAKRRLPESDDEFQDRLAAKYAEPGMFQREMLYLSRDRFETLQSELWELTQAFLDARRRGVFYQNTAFCFHYHRPCSYFPLCRADGSTNISENFYRKVPPHEELRDEASFEDAPAF, encoded by the coding sequence ATGGAATCGAAAACGACCACCACCTATTCCATGTGGAGCCTGTTCCGCAACTGCCGCAAGGCCTGCGAGTGGCGCTACATCCGGGAGCTGGTGCCCCTGGAACGCGAACACAGCCTGGCCTTCGGCGCGGTGATCCACAAATGCCTGGAACTCTGGCACGACGGCAGGGACCTCGGGCCGGTCCTCGACTTCATCGACCGAACCTACGTGAACCGCACCCAGGAGGAGGACCAGAGGCGGGACTGGCACCTGGCTTCGGCGATGATGAAGGGCTACGCCGCCTGCTGGCCGGTCGAAGAATTCGAGGTCGTGGCCCTCGAGAAAACCTTCGAGGGGAGCATCGTCAACCCGGCCACCGGCGCTATGTCAAGGAGCTTCGTGCTCGCCGGCAGGGTGGACGGCGTCGTCCGGATCGGCAATGAGCACTTCCTCCTCGAACACAAGACCGCCTCCCAGGTGGACGCGGATTACCTTGAGCGGCTCTGGACCGACTTCCAGATCACCCTCTATTCCCGCTACGTTGAACAGGCGCTCGGCATCAAAATCGCGGGCGTCCTCTACAACATTTTGGTCAAGGCCCGTCTTCAACAGAGCCGCGGCGAGACCGAAACCGAGTTCGAGGCCCGCCGGGCCGAACTGATCGCCAAGTCCAAGACCGGCAAGAGCAGCGCCAAGCGCAGGCTCCCGGAAAGCGACGATGAGTTCCAGGACCGGCTTGCCGCCAAGTACGCAGAGCCGGGCATGTTCCAAAGGGAGATGCTCTACCTCTCACGCGACCGGTTCGAGACCCTGCAGTCCGAGCTCTGGGAACTGACCCAGGCCTTCCTGGACGCCCGCAGGCGCGGCGTCTTCTACCAGAACACCGCCTTTTGTTTCCACTACCACCGTCCGTGCTCCTACTTCCCGCTCTGCCGGGCCGACGGCAGCACGAACATCAGCGAAAACTTTTACCGCAAAGTCCCCCCGCACGAAGAGCTGCGGGACGAGGCCTCGTTCGAAGATGCTCCGGCTTTTTGA